The Deinococcota bacterium genome includes the window GCCCTTTTGTCATCCCCAGCTGAACTGTCCGGAGTATTGGTCATCAATGGTGAACTGAAAGACATTGGCCTCCTCATTGGCTATCCCGTCATGAAAGTAAAAGCATGAACTACAGTATGAGAGCCTGGTCACTTAGGATATACGAAGCAACCAGACGTCAAGGCACGCGCCTTTGGCCGATCATACTGGTAGGTGTCGGTTTTATCCTGCTTTGTTGCGGAGGTGTCTACTTACTGGCTAAAGCTACGGGTACCCCGCTCTCGGCCCTAACCGCCGACCCGGCAGCCATCAACCGCACGAGCGTCTATATCGGCCTGCTCTCTAACATCGGCATCATGTTGTGGTCGGCAACCGCCGCAGTCGGATTTCTTGCCGCGGCTGTTCTCCGCATGCTCGGTCACTCGCCGTTGTTCTTGTTAGCCTCTGCCTCACTCTCCGTGCTGCTTGCTGTAGACGACGCTTTTCTTCTTCACGAGCGGGTGATTCCGAGGCTCCTTCAGATCCCTGAAATCGTCGTTTATGGAGGCTACGGTCTTCTCATCGGTTCTTACCTGCTTTACTTCTCTAGGCCCATCCTTAAGACCGACTACGAACTTCTTGTCCTGGCGTTCTTGTGTTTTGCCATATCCGTGGCGATCGACATTGCGCTCCCTACCACGACACGGGTGACCTTTGTCGAGGACAGCTTCAAACTCGCGGGCATCGTGTTCTGGCTCCTCTACTTTTTCCGCGCTGCTCAAAGCGCGATTCGCAGCGGTGTGTCCCAAGAAAGATCAAGGCGCTACCGAAGTTGATTCGCTAGCCCGCTTGTGCTTATGGGCTGGCCCCAATAGGCAGGCTTCTCGAGCGGCAACGCTCTCCTCGGTTGGCTCGTCGCGTCAGGCCTCCTCTTTGGGGCGTGCCGTCGCCTTGGTAAAGGAGAACGGTGGAGGGGACGAGAGCAGCCAATTAACCTTGACATATGAACAGATATTCATATAATGAGCTTATGAGCCACGCCGCTTCCCTCCCCTCCTCGAGCGCTACCCCCGTGCGCCTCCTCTACCGTGTCGGGGGCATGGATTGCCCCAGTTGCGTCAGCCGCGTCGAGGGCGCCGCTAGGCGCGTTGCGGGCGTCATGGAGGTGCGCTCCAACCATCTTACCCAGACCCTGGAGCTGCGGTTAGACGAAGCGCAGACCCCGCGCGCTGCGCTGGAAGCACGCCTGCGCAAGCTCGGCCATCCTCTGGTTCTTGCGCGTGACGGCAACACGGCGAGCGGCCCGGTCCCGGCGCAGCGGCCTTGGTTTCGCAGCGGGGAAGGCCGGCAGGCGCTCCTTCTGGCAGGGCTCATCGCGCTGGCGTTCGCCCTCTCCCTCGCAGAACCTGGGGCGGCGCACTGGGGCTTTGTGGCCGCCACCCTCTTTGGGGTGTGGCCGCTCGCAAAAAAGGCGGTCGCGGCCACGCGCGCGGGTGACCCCTTTAGCATCAACACCCTCGTGAGCCTCGCCGCGCTCGGCGCGCTCGTTATCGGCGAAGCCGCCGAGGGCGCCGTGGTGGTGTTCTTTTTTATGATCGGAGAGTTTCTCGAGGGTATCGCCGCGAGCAGGGCGCGGCGCTGCATCACGGCGCTCGCCGCCCTCACCCCCAAGACCGCGCAGCTTCTAGACGACGGCGGCCCGCGCGAGGTGGCCGCGGCCAGCCTGCGGGTAGGCCAGCGGGTGAGGGTCGCGCCGGGCGCACGCGTCCCGGCTGACGGCACCGTTGTCGAGGGAAGTTCCCACTTGGACGAGAGCCCCGTGACGGGTGAGAGCGTACCCGTCTATAAGGAACGAGGGGCGAGCGTGTTCGCCGGCAGCATCAACGCCGAGGGCGTCCTCACCTTAGAGGTGACGCACGGCGGCGAGGACAACACCCTCGCGCGCATCCTGCACTTAGTGGAGCAGGCCGAGGCGACCAAGGCGCCGACCGCGCGCTTTATCAACCGCTTCAGCCGCGTCTACACCCCGGTGGTGGTGCTCGTAGCGGCGCTCACGGCGCTGCTGCCGCCCCTCCTGGTGGGCGCGGCTTGGGACCTCTGGCTCTACCGCGGGCTGGCGCTGCTCCTCATCGGCTGCCCCTGCGCGCTGGTGCTGAGCGTTCCCGCCGCCATCACCAGCGCCACCAGTGCGGGGGCGCGGCGCGGCCTCCTCGTCAAGGGCGGCGCCGTCTTGGAGACGCTCAGCCGGGTGACAACCGTCGCCTTTGACAAGACCGGCACCCTCACGGAGGGCCGGCCGGTGGTGACCGATGTCATGGCATTTGGTGTCGGCGACGCCGAGTTGCTGCGGCTCAGCGCCGCCCTCGAGGCCACCTCCCAGCACCCTCTGGCGCGGGCGATCGTGGCCCGCGCCAAGGAGAACGGGCTCGTCCTCCCCGAAGCCTCCAACGCGCGCGCCCTGGCGGGCAAGGCCGTGGTGGGAGAGGTCGAGGGGCACCGACTTACGGTCGCTTCACCACGCTACGCGGGCGAGCTAGCGCCTCTTGACCCCAGCCTGCTAGCGCACATCCGCAGGCTCGAGGAGGAGGGCAAGACGGTCGTCGTCAGCCTGGCCGGTGAGAGGGTGCTGGGCCTCCTCGCGCTGCGCGACGAACCCCGCGCCGACGCCCAAGAGGCGCTCGCCAAGCTCCGCGGGCGCGGCCTCAAGGGGATCATGCTGACCGGCGACAACCGCCGCACCGCCCAAGCCATCGCGGGCGAACTCGGCCTTGACGTTTATGCCGAACTGCTCCCCGCGGACAAGCACGACCTGGTGCTGCGCCTGCACGACACGGACGTCGTGGCGATGGTCGGCGACGGCATCAATGACGCGCCCGCGCTGGCGCAAGCGGACGTCGGCATCGCCATGGCCGGCGGCACCGATGTCGCCCTTGAAACCGCCCACGCCGCGCTCCTCCGCCCGCGGCTGATGTCAGCCGTAGACCTGATCGCGCTGTCGCAGGCGACCATGAACACCATCCGCCTCAACATCGCCTTTGCGCTCGGCCTCAAGGCCATCTTTCTCATCACCACCCTGCTCGGCGTGACCGGCCTGTGGGCCGCCATCCTCGCCGATACCGGCGCGACCGCCTTGGTGACGGCAAACGCGCTCAGGCTCTTGCGCTTTAAGGGAGAGGCGTCGTGACCAGCGCCACCCGCGCCACACCATAAGACCACACCGTAAGACGCCACAACAAGAAACGTCACCATAGGCTGCTACGATGAAGACTACGATATAGATATTGATAGCTAATAGATACAGATAGCGAGAAGATAATGACGATAACAAACGCCACGAACCCCATAAGGGCGGCGGCCACCGCAGCTCGAGACGACCTCTGCGAGGTCAGTTGTGTTCATCCCGAGGCGGTCTCTAAGGCAAAAGCCGCGCTCCCCAACGAGGAGAACGTGCAAGACGCCAGCCTGCTCCTCAAAGCGGTCGCCGACCCCACCCGCCTGCGCCTTCTTAGCGCACTCGCCACGACGGAGCTATGCGTCTGCGACCTCGCAGCCGTTCTCGGCATGAGCGAGTCGGCGGTCAGTCACCAGTTGCGCGTACTGCGCACGAGCCGCTTGGTCAGGTACCGCAAGGAGGGACGCATCGCCTACTACCGTCTCAGCGACAACCACGTGACCGATTTGCTCGCGGGCGCTCTCGAGCACGCCCGCGAGGCAAGCTAAGTTAGCTTGGCTTGTT containing:
- the cadA gene encoding cadmium-translocating P-type ATPase, whose protein sequence is MSHAASLPSSSATPVRLLYRVGGMDCPSCVSRVEGAARRVAGVMEVRSNHLTQTLELRLDEAQTPRAALEARLRKLGHPLVLARDGNTASGPVPAQRPWFRSGEGRQALLLAGLIALAFALSLAEPGAAHWGFVAATLFGVWPLAKKAVAATRAGDPFSINTLVSLAALGALVIGEAAEGAVVVFFFMIGEFLEGIAASRARRCITALAALTPKTAQLLDDGGPREVAAASLRVGQRVRVAPGARVPADGTVVEGSSHLDESPVTGESVPVYKERGASVFAGSINAEGVLTLEVTHGGEDNTLARILHLVEQAEATKAPTARFINRFSRVYTPVVVLVAALTALLPPLLVGAAWDLWLYRGLALLLIGCPCALVLSVPAAITSATSAGARRGLLVKGGAVLETLSRVTTVAFDKTGTLTEGRPVVTDVMAFGVGDAELLRLSAALEATSQHPLARAIVARAKENGLVLPEASNARALAGKAVVGEVEGHRLTVASPRYAGELAPLDPSLLAHIRRLEEEGKTVVVSLAGERVLGLLALRDEPRADAQEALAKLRGRGLKGIMLTGDNRRTAQAIAGELGLDVYAELLPADKHDLVLRLHDTDVVAMVGDGINDAPALAQADVGIAMAGGTDVALETAHAALLRPRLMSAVDLIALSQATMNTIRLNIAFALGLKAIFLITTLLGVTGLWAAILADTGATALVTANALRLLRFKGEAS
- a CDS encoding metalloregulator ArsR/SmtB family transcription factor; this encodes MTITNATNPIRAAATAARDDLCEVSCVHPEAVSKAKAALPNEENVQDASLLLKAVADPTRLRLLSALATTELCVCDLAAVLGMSESAVSHQLRVLRTSRLVRYRKEGRIAYYRLSDNHVTDLLAGALEHAREAS